Genomic window (Spirosoma sp. KCTC 42546):
CAGTAAAATTTTTGGATGTGTTACCTACTACTCCCTCCCATACATAAGTGCAGTTATTAGAAAGTACTCGCGCTTCATACTGTCCATCTGAAATGGGCTTCCCAAAATCATCCGTTTGGTCCCAGGAAATTGTATGTGTACCTGGCTTGTACTCTATACCCGAAAAAAGAGTACGAACGAGCGTACCATTTTTTGTAAATATACCAGCACTAACTTTTGCTGGTTCAGATAAGGTAAAAGTACCTTTAAGATCACTATGTATACCTATAATTTCTATCTTCTTAACGTTTTTTGTATAAACGGATTTAGTTGATATATAATCAGTTGGGACTAAGTGAGCACCTGCAAAGAATATTATAAAAAAACAAATGCTGGCTAACTTTGTTAAAGTTATAACTAATCCTGCTCTCATTTTGATAGGCTAATTAATTCTATTATGCAAATAGTTTATAAAGTTCTACTAAATATTAAAAGTAAAATAAGCGATATTCAGAATTCTATATTATACTAACCATAGTTTAATTTTCTCTCAAAGTTGCATAAATAACTATGGTCGTTGCTATGTTTTTTGTTGCCACGAAGATTTGCGTCGTAAATAGAAACCTTCAGGCTTTGGAATGCTAACTAATCCTAAACTCTATTTTAATTTATTTAATAGATGAACTAATTAAAGGCAAGCTATACTAATTTGGTTGTTAAATTTTATTTCTTAAGTGAAGGACTATATTTTGGCTAATATAAAATTAACTTATACAAGCTAATTTGGAAAACTTAGCTCTTGGAAAGTCAAATTCAGCTAAGACGCATTAGATATTTGACACAAGATCAATTAGAAAGAGAAAATTGACCTTGTTCTTTTGTATTAACTATTTTCTTTCGTAAAATTTCACGCATTTTTATTTGAATCATGAATTCATAGAATGCCATATTTATACAATAAATAAGCCCCGATATACCCTCAAGAAAGCCTAAGTTTAGAATATAAGCTTGAACAAATCGGAGTATAGGCCAGCCTGGTAATCGACTTAGCCACGATTTAAGCGCTGGATTACGCAAACTAGAGTGGGATGCAAAAATATTTTTAAATGGAGGAAGATTGTTCAATCGGGCAACAGCTTCATGGCTTGAATAACGGTTATGTCTGTCTATCCATTGATGCCATCCTTTTGAAAACCCATTGTGAATATATGGCTCTTTGATATACTCAATACGACCAGTTACAAGATCCTCTTTTTGCCCATGTCCGAAGTCTGTAAATCTTGCCCGCCCTTTCCTCATTAAGCGAAATTGCCATTTCGGGAAATTATCGCAATGCTTAAGCCATGTACCATCGAGAATCATTTTCCAGCAAAGATAATAACCCGCGACTTCTTCGGGTGCTGTATTTATTGCCGTGATTAATTCCTGTTGAAGCTCTTTAGTTATAATTTCATCTGCGTCCAGAAACAATATCCAGTCGTAATGGATTGGCAGGTTGTCTAAGGCATAATTGCGCTGTTTTCCAAAACTTTCAAAAGGATTACTGCTTATAGTTGCCCCAAAAGATTTAGCAATCTCTAACGTGTTATCTGTACTTCCAGAGTCAAGAACATGAATATCATCTGACCACTTAATTGCATTAAGACAATTAGGAAGATCGAGTTGCTCATTTTTAGTTAGAATAATAATAGAAATCATTTCTGAACTCTCAATTAGCTGATTTACTGTACTATATAAGTAGACTAGTTATAACGCGGATAGAAACCCGCGCTTGTGAGTAACTAGGCGCGGGTTTCTATCCGCGTTATAACTAGTCTATTAATTTTTCCTATACTAATTTTATGTTTTCTTTAATGTGTCGCTCATTAAACATTGAGCACAGTATTACACTTTGAGGGAAATCTTCAAACAGTTTACCTAATTTTTCCTGTGGCGTTACGCCCACCTTGCCTCCTCGTAATGGGGAGAAGAATATATTTGGCTCTTTTCCCCTTTCTTTTACCGTTTTATCATAACCAGATGCGCCAAATGCATTATCAAACTGTAAAATGTCAAATCGATTTAAATAGGTTTGGTGTAGCCTTTCCTG
Coding sequences:
- a CDS encoding glycosyltransferase family 2 protein, with the translated sequence MISIIILTKNEQLDLPNCLNAIKWSDDIHVLDSGSTDNTLEIAKSFGATISSNPFESFGKQRNYALDNLPIHYDWILFLDADEIITKELQQELITAINTAPEEVAGYYLCWKMILDGTWLKHCDNFPKWQFRLMRKGRARFTDFGHGQKEDLVTGRIEYIKEPYIHNGFSKGWHQWIDRHNRYSSHEAVARLNNLPPFKNIFASHSSLRNPALKSWLSRLPGWPILRFVQAYILNLGFLEGISGLIYCINMAFYEFMIQIKMREILRKKIVNTKEQGQFSLSN